The following is a genomic window from Akkermansiaceae bacterium.
CTGGTTCGATTACACCCTCGGATTCGCCGGCTGGCGCACAATGATGATGCCCTACAACCGCATGGCAGGCAAGGAGCAGCCTGCGATGGACTGGATCGCAATCGAGACCCCGAAAGGCAAGGCCGGAGAAGCCTACATCGATCTGCTTTACCCCGACGTCCAGTTCGACCGCCGCCACGCGATGAATGACACTTCACTCACGTTCTACCGCGATGATGACAAATCGCGCGTCCGCCCAGGCAAGCCGCAGCATCTTTATCACGCAGGTATCCTCGACCTCCCGAACCCTGCCATCGACCAGGCAAAGCAAGACGCCGTGAAAGCGCTCGAGCAAAAGTTCGAAACCGAGCTGCTCAAGAGCGCACGCAAACCAAACATCAAATCCCTGCGCGCCGCATACCAGCAATACCAACTTCCCGCACAAGCCGACCTCGACAAGCTGACCACGGACAACATCCACGGACGGCATATCTTTTTCCTCCACACCGTAGATATCTACAAGCCGTCGAGCCTCGCCGGGGAAATGGAGGCTGAAGTCAATTATGACCTGCGGCACACCAGCACGTTTCTGCTGCAGCTTGCCAAGGCCTGGCACCTCAGCACCGGTGATGAACGCCGCGAACTGGAAACGATGATCGTTTCAATGAACTTGCTGTTGCTCAAATCCGGATGGCACGAAGGCCACGGACAAGGCACGCTGCATCACTACGGGTATTCATCGCGCAGTTACTACGCCGCATCCTTCCTGACCCGCAAATTGTTAGCCAAGCACAAGCTCAAGAGGCAAGTCGCGCGCGCCGGCCAGTGGTTCAATCACTCGCATTACTGTTACGATCCCTACGCGTCCACCCACTGCGCGAACATGGATTACTTCAACACCATGGCCAAAGAGCAGCTTTTGTCTTTGCTGATGACCGATGCCATCGGCGAGCGCTATCACTCGGTGCTGCAGTGGTCAAAAACATACAGCGCCGCCGTAGCTCTCAACCGACACGGTAACAATGGTGGCTTTAAAGAAGACGGCTCCGCATTCCACCACTGGGGGCATTACCCCGCCTATGAGTCGGGTGCCCTGGCCGCCATCGGTCCGATGTTCAAACTCCTCGCAGACACCCCGTTCCGCCTTTCCCCCGATGCCTACCGCAGCTTCCGACGCGCCCTCCTGGCGATCCGCATCCAGTGTAACAAATTCTCATTGCCACGCACCTTGAGCGGCAGACACGCCTACCAATTCAAGGACAACCTCAGCCGACTGCATACGGCATACATCGACTTCGCCAAATCCGGCACCCCGGAGGGCGATAAAGAAGTGGACGAAGAAATAGCCGCCATCGCCCTGCGCCTTTTCCCCGATGCCCGCGATCAGTTCGATGCCTCGATCCAGCCCGAACCCGATCCCAACGGCCACTGGTGTTTCCCATACGCCAACGTCGGCGCCCACCGTCGCGGCGACTGGTTGGCAATCGCCCGCGGTCTCAGCCGCTACGTCTGGGGCAGCGAGATCTACGGCCCGGTCAACCGTTACGGCAGATACCAAAGCCACGGCACCCTGGAGATCCTGCCGCCCGGCGGACTCCCCGCCTCCGGTGTCAGCCCCTACGGCTGGGACTGGTCGCGCCCACCGGGAGCCACCGTCACCCACCTGCCGCTCGATCTCATCCCCTACGAAAGCATCATCATGATGCCCACCACCGACGAAACCTTTGTCGGCAACTGCCACATGGATCAGCAGGACGGACTCTTTGCCATGGTGCTGAAGGAGAAAAACGAACCATCGCGACCTGACATCGGCCTGCACGCGCTGAAGTCGTATCACTTCTTCGACGACACCATCGTCTGCCTCGGCAGCGCCATCAGCAACCCTAACAGCCGCTACCCAGTCGAGACCGTGCTGTTTCAACAGCATTTGGAAAAAAACGATCTGCCGGTCAGCATCAACGGCAAAGTTGTTAGTGAATTTCCCTTCGGTGAAAAGCATGCTGCCGCCACCACCCTGCGCGATGTCGTCGGCAATCACTACCTCGTGCCCGAGGGGCAAAAACTCAACATCGCCCGCCAGCACCAGCACTCCTACTACCACTACGCCAGCATCGATGGCAAAGGGCCGAAGGAGAAAGACCACAGCGGACACAACGAAGCAACCGAAGCCGACTACGCGGTCGCCTGGCTCGACCACGGTGCTTACGCCAAAGACAGCTCCTACCACTACGCCGTGCTCGTTTTACCCACGGAACAACGCGCCGCCGCATGGCAAAAATCCCCCGGCTATACCGTGCTGCGCCATGACTCAGACGCCCACATCGTGCAGTCCGGCACCACCACCAGCTACGCCTTGTTCCAATCCGGCGATGTCAAAAACCAACTCGTCAGCCACGTTTCCGAACCCTGCCTGGTGATGACCAAACAGGAGGGCGACCAACTGAAACTCAACCTCACCGACCCTGACCTGCGCATGCCCGGCAACGAGGGCGGCATGCTGGCGGGTGAGATTGTTATCAAACCTCGCTACGGCCCCGAGGTTTCCTCTGTTACACTCACCCTCAACGGCAACTACGAACTCACTCAAGGGGAAGGTGTCACCGCAGCGCAAAATGACGGCAAAACCACGCTCACCTTCACCACCTTGCGCGGCCGCACCATCCCATGCGTGCTGAAAAAATCCACCCCCTGATACCGCAGCATCCGTGAAACCGATCATCCCCTTTGCCATCGGCCTGGGCCTGCTGGCTTGCACATCCTGCAAAGACAGAAATACGCCCGACCGCGACTCAGGGGAAGTCGGCACCATGCCATTCACCCATGGCAGCACCGCCGCGGTTGATGCCGCCCACAGCGCGCTGCCCAACCAGATTCTGTTCCATGGCGAGTCGCTCCCCGGCGGCATGAGCTGGACGGATTCCGCGCTCTCGCTCGACCCCGGTCGCTACGTCTGGAGCTATCACTCCCTGAAGTGGGATTGGAAAATGGGGGCGTCGGTCACCTTTCACCGACCGATCCCCTGGATGGACCCCAAGCAGGCACGCCGGGAGCACAAGCTCCCCTTCCCCGTCCAGAACTGCTTTGTCGTCTGGGTTTACAATGACACCGCCGTGCCCGATGCCGCGCTGCGATTTTCATTCGGCACCCACGGTGATGATGGCGACAAGGAAATCTGCCACTTTCCCTTCCATCTCAACTTCACCGGCTGGCGCACCGCCTGGGTTTCCTATGACCGCGATATGCAGGGCAAACCCTCTGCCCCGATGGATTACCTCAGGATCGAAGCACCGACTAACATCGACTACGGCACCCTCCGGATTGGCGACATTCTCACCCACCGCTTCATCGACCAACGCCACCAGCACGGCGACTACCAAGTCCCCTTCGTCCGCGGTGCCGACCAGTTGACCCACGGCCACTGGGACCCGATCATGCACTGGTTTGAACTCGGGAAAAACCCACCCGCCACCGAGCCACTCACCGAGGCGCAGACCGCCGCCTTCGCCAAGTTCCGTTCGCTCGCCGAGGAAAAAAATCCACGCCCGCTCGATCCCAAAACACTGGAGGCCATCGAACAACAATTCGCCCAATACCACATCCGCAAAGTGGGCGATGCCATCTTCGGCGATCACATCTACATGGCACGTCAGCTGGTGGGGGCTCCGGAGGAATCCACCCGCCGCAGCGCGCATTCGCTGAACGACTACACCACGTTTCTGCTCAAGGTCGGGCAGACCTACCGCAGCCTGATGCCCGCCGATCGCGACAGCCCCGGTGGGCAACGCATCGCTGAGATCGGCTGCCTACTCGTCGCCAACATGTTAGAGCACGGCTTTGCCGCCGGCAGCTCGCTGGGCACGATGCACCACTTCGGATACAACGCCCGCAACTGGGTGCCCGCCATCGACGCGCTGCAGGAGCCACTGGAAAAGGCCAACTTGCTCACCCCCACGCGCGAGGCGCTGGAATGGTTTTACAACACCCGCCAGATCTACGCCCCCGCCGCAGACTGGGCGAACATGGACTACCTCAACACCCTGTCGAAATCCGATTTCACCATCCTCTGCCTCGGCAAGGACGGAGCGGAAAAAGCCGCCCGCCTCAGCCAGTATTCCAAGTGGCTCAGCAACACCATCAGCTCGCCGTCGCCGGGGACCCAAGGTGGCTTCAAACCGGACGGCTCGCTCTTTCACCACCACATGCACTACCACGGCTACGGCATCCCCGCCGTCAAGGTGGTCACCGAAAGCGTCGTCGGCCCGCTCGATGGCACCCCGTTCGAAATCACACCCGCAGCCTACGCCCAGCTCAAGAACGCCTTCATGGCGGCGCGACTCTGGTGTTACCCGCACGCCGGCTTCAACGCCTGCGGTCGCCACCCCATCACCGCCAGCGGCAGGTCACTGAAATCCCCGATCCACACCCTGGCGCTGTCCAGACCGGGCAGCGATGAAGTCGATACCGACCTCGCCTCCGCCTACCTGCGCATGTTCGGTGGCAACAGCAAAAGACTCTTTGGAAAAATCATCCCGGCCGAGGAACTCCACACCTTTCTGCCGATGAACTACAACGCCTCGGCAAGCTACGCTTACGCCGATAACACCGTGCACCTGAAAGGATACGGCGATGGCATCCGCTCCCACGAAACCTACGATGACGACAACCGCTACGGCAGATACCTCAGCCACGGCACCATCCAAGTTTTCAAAAACACCCTCGATCACGTCAGCGGTCACCAGCAGGACGGCTACGATTGGTGTCGCCTCCCGGGTGCCACCACGCTGCGTGTTCCTTTGGACGTGTTAGAAGGCGGCACCAGCTTCCACGGCAGCACGCCAGGGCAGAAAACCCACCCCTCGGGAGCGGGCAGCCTGGAGGAACGTTTCGGCGCCTTCCTCTTCCAGCTCGACCCCACCTCCGATCCTCAATCACTGCGTGTTAGAAAAAGTGTCTTTGCCATCGATGACACCCTCATCTGCCTCGGCAGCGGCATTGCCAACGCCTCCGAGGAATTCCCCTGCGTCACCACTCTGTTCCAGACCGCCGTGCCGGAAGAAAACGATCTCACCCAGCAAGGCACGCACTGGTATATCGACGCCTACGGCACCGGCTACTACCTGCCTAGTAATCAAACCGCCAAGTTCGCGGTGGAGGAACAACTCTCGCGCCACAACGGCACCAAGGAGGAAACCACCGGCACTTTCTCCTCCGCATGGATCGACCACGGCACCACCCCCAACAACGCCAGCTACCAATACCACATCCTGCTCAACGCCACGCCGGAAAAGATGGCGACCTACAAGGGCGAATCAGTCCACGTCATCCAACAAGACGACAGCGCCCACATCATCACCGTGCCACACAAACAACTCGAAGCCGCCGTCACCTTCGCCGCCTTCGAGAGTCAAAAACCTGAGCTTCTGCTACAAAAAACCGACCGCTCGTGCATCGTGCTTTTGAGAAAACCCGACGCCGACACACTCAAGCTCAGCGTCACAGACATCAACCTACCCGACGTCGGCACCGCACCAATCACCCCGGCCACCACCATCACGCTGCAAGGAAACTGGAAGATCAAACAGGCTGGTAACGTAACCACCTCCCACCAGGACGGCCAGACCACACTGACCATCCCCACCCAACGCAGCCGCACCACCCAGTGGGTGCTCAAGGCAAAGGCACACTAAATTATTTTCCCCAATGAAGAACCATATCATCACCCTCGGCCTCTGCCTCTTGGCCGCCTCATGTTGCAAACATAACCGGACAGAGTCCTACAACAACGGAAGCACCCCGGACTTTGACGCCAGCCAAAGCGAGCATCCTAACCAAATCGTCTTTAACGGCGATGCGCTGCCCGATGGCATGAGCTGGAAGAACTCAATCATTTCACTCGATCCCGACCGCCGCGTCTGGGGCGATCACGGCCTGAAATGGGATTGGAAAAACGACTCGTCCATCACCTTCAAGCGACCGATCAAAATCATGAGTTCGGGGGAGGCCCGGAGCGAGTTCAACCTGACTTTTCCCGTGGAAAACTGCTTTGTGGTCTGGGTTTATAACAAAACTCCCCGGCCAGACGCATCACTGCGCTTTTCCTTCGGCAAGGACGGCAAAGAAGCCTGCCACTTCCCGTTCAAACTCAACTTCACCGGCTGGCGCACCGCCTGGGTTTCCTATACCCGCGACATGCAAGGCAAGGCACTTCCGGAAATGAACTACGTCAAGATCGAGGCCCCTTCTAACATCGACCAGGGCACCCTCCACATCGGCGATATCCTTGTCCACCGCTTCATCGACAGACGCCACCAGCATGGCGACTACCAGGTCCCCTTTGTCCACGGCGCCGACAAGGAAACCACCGGCAACTGGGAGCCGATGATGTATTGGTTTGACCTCGGGAAAAACAAATCCGCCAACGAAGCACCCAACGAGGCGCAGATGGCTGCCTTTGCCAAGTTCCGCGAGTTTGCCAAACGCACTACCGAGCGCCCGCTGGATCAAACTTTGATCGACGCCATCGAACAACAATTCGCCAAATACCACATCCGCAAAGTCGGCGATGACATCTTCGGCGACCACATCTACATGCGCAACCAAAGCGTCGGTGCTCCGGAGGAATCCACCTGCGCCAGCTCGCACAAACTGGAGGAATACACCGACTACATGCTCAAGGTCGCGGACGCCTATAACAGCTTGCCGACAAACGACCGTGAAAGCGCCAAGGGCAAACGCCTCGCCGAGATCTTCTGCCTGCTCACCGAGCACCTCATCGACCAAGGCTTCGCCGCAGGCAGCTCGCTCGGCATCATGCACCACTTTGGCTATCGCGCCCGCTCATGGGTGCCCGCCATCGCGACCATGCAGGAGCCGTTGGAAAAAGCGAGCTTGCTCAAACCCGCGCGCGAGTCACTGGAGTGGTATTACAACACCCGCCGCATCTACGCCCCCGCCGAAGACTGGGTGGACATGGATTACCTCAACACCCTGTCGTCATCCGACTTCCTCATCCAGTGCCTCGGCAAAGACGGACCGGAAAAAGCAGCACGCCTCAGCCAGTATTCCGATTGGCTCAGTAAAACGCTCAGCTCCCCGTCCCACGGAACCAAGGGCGGGATCAAACCGGACGGCTCGCTTTTCCACCATCAAATGCACTACCACGGCTACGGCATCCCGGCGATCGATATGGTGACGTCAAACGTCGTCGGCCCGCTTGCAGGCACTCCTTTTGAGATCAACCCCGCCGCTTACTCACAATTAAAAACCGCCTTCATGGCAGCGCGTCTCTGGAGCTACCCCTACGCAGGATTCAACGCCTGCGGACGCCACCCCATCACCGCCAGCGGCAAGCTCGTCAAAAACTCGTTCCGCACCCTGGCCCAATCCAAACCCGGCAGCAACAAGGTGGACACCGACCTCGCCTCCGCCTACCTGCGTATGTTCGGTGGCAATAGCAAAAAACTGTTTGGCAAAGAAATCCCCGCAGAACAACGCCACGCGTTCCATCCGATGAATTACAACGCTGGCGCTAGCTACGCCTACCGTGGCAACACCGTGCAGATCAAAGGCTATGGCGACGGCATCCGCTCGCACGAAACCTACCGCGACGGCAACCGCTACGCCCGCAACCTCAGCCACGGCACCATCCAGATTTTCAAGGACACCTTCGATCACGTCAGCGGCCACCAGCAGAATGGCTACGACTGGTGCCGCACCCCCGGCGCCACCACGCTGCGCGTTCCGCTCGATGTGTTAGAGGGCAACACCACGTTCTACGGCAGCACCCCAAGACAAGTCACCCACCCCTCGGGCGCCGGCAGCCTGGATGGAAAAATCGGCGCCTTCCTCTTCCAGCTCGACCCCACCCAAAAAGACCCGCAAACCCTGCGTGTTAGAAAAAGCGTCTTCGCCTTCGATGACACCCTCGTCTGTCTCGGCAGCGGCATTTCAAACGCCTCCCAGGAATACCCCTGCGTCACCACCCTGTTCCAGACCGCCGTGCCAGCAGAAAACGACCTCACCCAAAAAGGCACCAACTGGTATATCGACGCCTACGGCAGCGGCTACTACCTGCCCGGCAATCAAGCCGCCAAGTTTGCAGTGGAAGAACAACACTCGCGCCACAACAGCACCAAGGAGGAAACCACCGGCACCTTCTCCTCCGCATGGATCGACCACGGCACCACACCTGACAACGCCAGCTACCAATACCACATCCTGCTCAACGCCACGCCGGAGAAAATGGCGGCCTACCAAGGCGGATCGGTCAATGTCGTCCAACAAGACAACAGCGCCCACATCATCACCGTGCCGCACAAACAACTCGAAGCCGCCGTCACCTTCGCCGCCTTCGAGAGCAAAACCCCGGAGAGCCTACTGCAAAAAACCGACCGCACCTGCGTCGTGTTGTTGCAAAAATCCGAGTCTAACAACCTCAAGCTCAGCCTCACCGACATCGACCTCCCCGACGTCGGCAACAAGCCCTCCACCCCGGACACCACCCTCACGCTCCAGGGCACCTGGACTCTCGACAACGAACCCGACATCAAGCTCACCCACCAGGACGGACAAACCACCCTCACCATCCCCACCCACCGGGGCTTGTCACGTGAGATCACGCTGATCGCACGGTAGGGGCGTTTTTATCAACACGGCAGGGGGATGCCCCGACACCAGGTGCGGGGTCGCTGACGGACTGCAAGTCCGCGCTCCATAAACCCCTTTCGCGTATTGAGCGTGTTTCGCGGTCGAGCAATTCGTTTCACATCCCAAGCAAAAATTCGCCCGATTCGCAAGATTCGCGGTTCCCCGCTTACTGCTCAGGCATTTGTTTTTTCCACGCCTGATAAATGCGTTTCATCTCGGCGAGTTTGCCGGGGTTTTCTTTGGCCAGGTTTTTGGTCTCCCCCGGGTCGCTTTGCAGGTCGTAGAGGAACTCCCCTTTTTCCAGCTTCACCATCTCGAGTTCGGCGTCCTTGGTATCGTTGACGACGTGGTATTTCCAGTTGCCCGCGCGCACGGCGTACTCGTGGCCGCTGTCCCAGACCAGGGTGCGCTCGGGCACCGAGGGTTGTTTGCGATGGAAAAATCCCGTCAGATCCTGACCGTCGAACCGGTTGGTGGACTTTACCCCCGCCGCGGTGCAGATCATGGGAAAGAGATCGAGGGTCGAAACCACGGCGGCATCCACCCGGCCTGCGGGCGCCTTGCCGGGCCAGCGCACGATCATCGGCACGCGGATCCCCCCCTCGTATAGCGTGTACTTGCTGCCGCGCAGCGGTGAGTTGTCGGCATAGATCGGCGTCGAGCCACCGTTGTCGCTGATGTAAACGACCAGGGTGTTCTCTTTCAATCCGAGGGTTTCAAGGTGCTTGGAGAGTCGGCCGATTTCCAGGTCGAGGAAATGCAGGTGGGCAAGGTAGGTGGCGCGGCCTTCGGGGTTGTTAGGGAAGCGCGCCTTGCGATACCAGTCGAGGTATTCCTCCTTGGCGGGGTCCCAGTCCTGGATGATACCGGTGATGCCGTGCGCCTTTTTGTAGTCCTCGGGAAGCTGGTGGGTGAAGTTGTGCACGGCGTTGAATGAGAGCTGGAGGTAGAAGGGCTCGTCCTTGTGTTGGGTGATGAAATCGCGGGCTTTGCCGCCGAAGATTTCGGTTGAAAGCCCTCTGGTGTTGACCTTGGCTTTGTTCTCCCACATGGCGCCCATTTTCAGCGATTCAAACTTCGTCAGACCGCCTTTGCGTGCCACCGGGTTATCAGTCTTGCGCCCCGCCTTTTTCTGAAGTTCCAGGAAGCGTGCCTCGTCGGCATCGTCGTGCAGCATGTAGTGTTTTCTGCCGCCCATGAATCCGAAGTAGTAGTCGAAGCCATGGTTCGTCGGGAAGTCGCGGGCGTCGGGCGCGCCGCTGCCGTAGTGGACCTTACCGACGTAGCCGGTGGCATAACCCGCTTTTTTCAGTGCCTCCGGGATCGTTTGGAAACGTGTGTCCTTGATGCCCGGGTTGACATACCAATACACACCCATACGCGCCTGATGCACTCCGGTAATCAGGCCCGCGCGGGAGGCGTTGCAGATAGGGGCGCTGCTGTATGCCTGGGTGAAGCGGGTTCCCTCCGTTGCCAGTTTGTCCAGGGCGGGAGTGCTGACATCTTTTTTAGCGAACTCGGAACAGCCCATGTCGGCGTAACCCTGGTCGTCGGCCAACACCATAATGATGTTGGGCTTACGCTCCGGTTCATCAGCAAATGCGTAACCCGCTGAGCAGGCGAGGACGAGAATGGTGAGGCAGGTGTTTTTCATGTCTGGTTTTAATAAATGATTATGGTTTGCTTCCGGTGCTTTCGCGTGAACGGCGGATGTCCTCATCAAACAAGGGGTTGATGTTGGCGTAGGAGTAGGGCGACCACGGTTTGAAGGACTTGGGCACGCGTTTTCTAAAATCGTCCACCACGGTTTGCAGCTCCGGCTTGATCGTCGGGTGGCAGAGATTGATCCACTCGTTCGGATCGGCGAGCATGTCGTAAAGTTCCTCCGAGCCGTCCTGATAGTGAATATAACGATACTTTTCCGATCGGAGGGAAACGTTCCCCCGACCGTAAATACTCATCACCGCGTGCCGCCATGGTTTTTCCCCCGCTTCGGCCGAAGCTTTCATCAACGGCTTGACGCTCAGGCCGTCGAGATTGTTAGGAACCGGCAAGCCGCAGAGATCCACCAGGGTGGGGAACACGTCGATCAAGCCGACCGGCTGGTTTACTTTGGCAGGTTTCACCCCCGGAGCACGCACCAGCATCGGCACCCGCAACGCCCGCTCCCACAGTGAGTGTTTTGCCCAGCGATGTTTCTCACCGAGATGGTAGCCGTGGTCGCTGACCAGCATCACGATGGTATTGTCCGCGTAGGGACTCTTCTCCAGGGCGTCGAGCACCTTGCCGACCTGGGCGTCCACAAAATGCACACAGGCGAGATAGGCGGCGGCGGCCTCAGCAATCCGCTCACCCTCTTTCATCCAATGCCACGGCGGCATCCCGGGGATCGCGTGCAGCTTCCGGCTAAACTCCGGGAGGTCATTCAGATCGTCCTCCTTGAGTGGCGGCAGTTGGGTGGTTTCAGTGGGAAATGGTTTGAACCACGCCGGGGGAACATACCAGGGGACATGGGGGCGGAGAAAACCGACGGTCATAAAAAACGGTTTGCTGTGTTGCTCACCGAGCTTGGCCACCGACCAGGCGGCGATTTTGTAGTCGGGCATTTTCTCATCGCTCTCAGGGAATGCTCCCCAGTCGGTTTGCGTTTCACCCTCGCCGAATTTCTGCGGGTCGTACTTGAACCTCTGCTCCGGTTTCGGCCCCATGCGGTCGAAGATACCGCCGTATTCATCAAACTGATGATGACCATCGGTGATGTGGTAAATTTTCCCGACACCCAGGGTTTTATACCCCTGGCTCTTGAAAAACCCGGGCAGGAATTGGCGGCCTTTCATCGCCTCCAGCTTTGTTAGATCAGCATCGAGAATGTGGCCATAGACACCGGTGCTGTGGGGGTAGAGCCCGGAGAGCATCGACGTTCTTGCCGGACCACACAGCGGCGCCGGGGTGTGGGCGTTGGTGAATGAAACGCTCTGGCCCGCCAGGCGGTCCATGTTAGGTGTGCGCGTCTGCGGATGGCCGCCGAGGTGCCCGGTCCAGTCGTTCAGGTCATCCACGATGATCATCAGCACATTGGGGCGTGCCTGTTCCTGCGCATAGCCGGGTGCCGCCATCATCCCGGCACAAAAACACGCAGTCAGTATTTGTTTTCCAAGTCTCAAAGCTTCCCTTGTCATGCTCGCCAAGTAGCCAAAAATCCGGCGGGCATACAACACAAATCCCCCGCGAGAATCCAGATGTGGACAATCCCGCCCCGGCCTACATCCGGAAGATACTGCCGCCGCGCTTCCCAAGGATAACGAAGGCACCCATGATCGAGATGCCGAGGAAGACCATCGCCCAGACACCGAGGGCGGACGCGAGTTCGTGGCCATTTCCCAGGGTACTCAGAAGGGAGTAAATGGCCTTAGTGATCGGGTAGTGCTCCGCCTGTTGGGCGAGGATCAGGCTGTCGGACACCTCCAGCATCGCAAAGGCGAAGGCGAGGATTCCGCCCGCCACGAGGTTGGCGCCGATGAGGGGAACGCCAACGCGTTTGAGGGTGCGCAGGGGTGTGGCACCAAGCGACCGCGCCGCTTCTTCGAGAGCGATGTTGCTCTGCTGCAGGCCCGCCACAGCGGCACGCACCACGTAGGGCAGCCGCCTAACGGCATAGGCGGCGACGAGTAAAAAGATCGGGTTTCCCGCGTCCCCAACCATCCAGTGCAGCGGCTGGCCTTTCTCGGTGACGGCGATGTATCCGAAGGCGAGAACCAAACCCGGCACGGCGAGCGGCAGCATCATCACCGCATCCAGGATCACCCTGCCGCGGATGGTGCTGCGCACCACCACCCAGGCGATGGCGGTGCCGAGAACAATATCCAACAATGTCGAGCCGGACGCGTAGATCAGGCTGTTTTTGATCGAGGGCACCACCAGCGGATGACCGAGCGCCTCGCTATAGTGCGCGGTGGTCATCGACTCCGGGAGGATAGTGCCATACCAATCGCCGGTCACCGAGAGAAGCAGCACCCCGAGGTGCGGCACGCTGGCGATACAGAATACTGAGATAAAACCAACCGACACCGCCCAGCCTTTCCATCCCGAGAGAGCTTTCTCACTGTCGTGGGATTTGGGTCGTGGTGCTGAGCCCAGGCCTGTCCTCCCTAACACAACCTTGGAGACGGCGAACACGGTTGCGGAAATAATCAGCATGATACCCACCAGAGCGTAGGGCATCGGGTTGGCATTCAGATCCTTGATGCCATCATAAACCTGCACAGAGGCTACCCGGGTGTAATCAAAGACCAGAGGCACCCCCAGCTCGGTAAACGACCAGATGAAGACAATGGCAGAGCCAGCAAAAATTCCCGGCATACAAAGCGGCAGGGTGATTTTCCGAAGCCGCCGCCAGGGCGGGCAGCCGAGGTTCTGCGCCGCCTGTTCCATCGCCGGATCGAGGTGCGAGAGTGTCGCGGCGATGTTCATGTAGAGGATCGGGTAGAGGTGCAGCGCATTCATGACGACCACGCCCCAGAACCTGCCCTCGCCGAGCCAATCTGCCGGTTGGTCCGCGCTCATCAATCCCAGGTCAATGAGCAAGGCGTTGAGTGAGCCGCTGACACCGAGAATTTGTTTGATGCCCACCGCCCCCACAAATGGAGGCAACACCAGCGGTGCGAGGATCAGGACACCCAGCCATTTTTTCCCGGGAAAAAGCCAGCGATGTGATGCAAGTGCCAGCGGGAATGCAATCATCAACGATAGCAAAGTGCTAAAAACCCCCATCATCAGCGAGTTCCACAATCCCTCGACGTAGACGGGATTGCTAAAT
Proteins encoded in this region:
- a CDS encoding sulfatase-like hydrolase/transferase, whose amino-acid sequence is MKNTCLTILVLACSAGYAFADEPERKPNIIMVLADDQGYADMGCSEFAKKDVSTPALDKLATEGTRFTQAYSSAPICNASRAGLITGVHQARMGVYWYVNPGIKDTRFQTIPEALKKAGYATGYVGKVHYGSGAPDARDFPTNHGFDYYFGFMGGRKHYMLHDDADEARFLELQKKAGRKTDNPVARKGGLTKFESLKMGAMWENKAKVNTRGLSTEIFGGKARDFITQHKDEPFYLQLSFNAVHNFTHQLPEDYKKAHGITGIIQDWDPAKEEYLDWYRKARFPNNPEGRATYLAHLHFLDLEIGRLSKHLETLGLKENTLVVYISDNGGSTPIYADNSPLRGSKYTLYEGGIRVPMIVRWPGKAPAGRVDAAVVSTLDLFPMICTAAGVKSTNRFDGQDLTGFFHRKQPSVPERTLVWDSGHEYAVRAGNWKYHVVNDTKDAELEMVKLEKGEFLYDLQSDPGETKNLAKENPGKLAEMKRIYQAWKKQMPEQ
- a CDS encoding sulfatase → MMAAPGYAQEQARPNVLMIIVDDLNDWTGHLGGHPQTRTPNMDRLAGQSVSFTNAHTPAPLCGPARTSMLSGLYPHSTGVYGHILDADLTKLEAMKGRQFLPGFFKSQGYKTLGVGKIYHITDGHHQFDEYGGIFDRMGPKPEQRFKYDPQKFGEGETQTDWGAFPESDEKMPDYKIAAWSVAKLGEQHSKPFFMTVGFLRPHVPWYVPPAWFKPFPTETTQLPPLKEDDLNDLPEFSRKLHAIPGMPPWHWMKEGERIAEAAAAYLACVHFVDAQVGKVLDALEKSPYADNTIVMLVSDHGYHLGEKHRWAKHSLWERALRVPMLVRAPGVKPAKVNQPVGLIDVFPTLVDLCGLPVPNNLDGLSVKPLMKASAEAGEKPWRHAVMSIYGRGNVSLRSEKYRYIHYQDGSEELYDMLADPNEWINLCHPTIKPELQTVVDDFRKRVPKSFKPWSPYSYANINPLFDEDIRRSRESTGSKP
- a CDS encoding iron ABC transporter permease, translated to MNRTAAISITTIVVLIFGVFFLYPVGMTLAVAFENEQGGFTFDYIIGVFSNPVYVEGLWNSLMMGVFSTLLSLMIAFPLALASHRWLFPGKKWLGVLILAPLVLPPFVGAVGIKQILGVSGSLNALLIDLGLMSADQPADWLGEGRFWGVVVMNALHLYPILYMNIAATLSHLDPAMEQAAQNLGCPPWRRLRKITLPLCMPGIFAGSAIVFIWSFTELGVPLVFDYTRVASVQVYDGIKDLNANPMPYALVGIMLIISATVFAVSKVVLGRTGLGSAPRPKSHDSEKALSGWKGWAVSVGFISVFCIASVPHLGVLLLSVTGDWYGTILPESMTTAHYSEALGHPLVVPSIKNSLIYASGSTLLDIVLGTAIAWVVVRSTIRGRVILDAVMMLPLAVPGLVLAFGYIAVTEKGQPLHWMVGDAGNPIFLLVAAYAVRRLPYVVRAAVAGLQQSNIALEEAARSLGATPLRTLKRVGVPLIGANLVAGGILAFAFAMLEVSDSLILAQQAEHYPITKAIYSLLSTLGNGHELASALGVWAMVFLGISIMGAFVILGKRGGSIFRM